One segment of Planctomycetota bacterium DNA contains the following:
- a CDS encoding DoxX family membrane protein — translation MSLSQNASLHLAPLISRILLSVIVLPAGYVSIFRSSNFTADEAARVDSMGSPAKMIENSVEKIKPAAWRVEIPAAEESAQGADGEHAMRNLNRLALRLDDSKVPQPLIVAWVCVIAELVGGFMLLLGLLTRWFALLLFVGGIFRLGLLTWPQVHDALPWEWTVGQMHLFSAALAAVLLAFSLVLTGPGKFSLDRAFFARNGAD, via the coding sequence ATGAGCCTCAGTCAAAACGCCTCACTTCATCTCGCCCCGCTGATCAGCCGGATCCTGCTTTCGGTCATCGTCCTGCCCGCGGGTTACGTCTCGATTTTCCGCAGCTCCAACTTCACCGCCGATGAGGCCGCCCGCGTCGACTCCATGGGCAGCCCGGCAAAAATGATCGAGAACTCGGTCGAGAAGATCAAGCCCGCGGCGTGGCGCGTGGAGATTCCGGCTGCGGAAGAGAGCGCCCAGGGCGCTGACGGCGAGCATGCCATGCGCAACCTGAACCGACTGGCGCTGCGGCTGGACGACTCGAAAGTTCCGCAGCCTCTGATCGTCGCCTGGGTCTGCGTGATTGCGGAACTCGTCGGCGGATTCATGCTGCTCCTGGGCCTGCTCACGCGCTGGTTCGCGCTGCTGCTCTTCGTCGGCGGCATCTTCCGGCTTGGATTGCTGACCTGGCCGCAGGTCCACGACGCGCTGCCCTGGGAGTGGACCGTCGGGCAGATGCATCTCTTCTCGGCGGCGCTGGCCGCGGTTCTGCTGGCGTTCTCGCTGGTCCTGACCGGCCCGGGAAAATTCTCGCTGGACCGCGCCTTCTTCGCCCGCAACGGCGCGGATTGA
- a CDS encoding 3-deoxy-7-phosphoheptulonate synthase class II produces the protein MSASHNTSWTPDSWKRFPVLQQPRYPDPAVLDHALTELSQLPPLVTSWEIESLKSQLADAAEGRRFLLQGGDCAEMFDECRSSVIAAKLKILLQMSLVLTHGGSLPVIRVGRIAGQYAKPRSDEFETRGDVKLDSYRGDLVNGLEFHEKTRAPDPQRLIEAYSRSALTLNFIRSLVDGGFADLHHPEYWDLDFVQHSPLRDDYQKITREIGQSLRFMETLAGAPVHEMRRTDFFTSHEGLVLAYEQAQTRTVPHRAGWWDLSTHMPWIGYRTAEPGNAHIEFFRGIQNPVAVKVGPGTKEATLLEIIRVLNPTNEPGRLTLIHRFGTHEIAKSLPPLIDAVAKSKSRVLWVCDPMHGNTQSVALTGGPQAGTKVKTRKFAHILAEIEQAFEIHKKQSSRLGGVHFELTGENVTECTGGARGLEDGQLSGAYRSRVDPRLNYEQSLEMAMLVAKHLGG, from the coding sequence ATGTCCGCTTCCCACAACACTTCATGGACCCCCGACAGTTGGAAGCGTTTCCCCGTGCTGCAGCAGCCGCGCTATCCCGATCCGGCCGTGCTGGACCACGCCCTGACGGAGCTCTCCCAGTTGCCGCCGCTGGTCACGAGCTGGGAGATCGAGTCGCTGAAGTCGCAGCTGGCGGATGCCGCTGAAGGCCGTCGATTCCTGCTTCAAGGCGGCGACTGCGCCGAGATGTTCGACGAGTGCCGCAGCTCCGTCATCGCCGCCAAGCTGAAGATTCTGCTGCAGATGAGCCTGGTGCTGACCCACGGCGGCAGCCTGCCGGTGATCCGCGTCGGGCGCATCGCCGGGCAGTACGCCAAGCCGCGCAGCGATGAGTTCGAGACCCGCGGCGACGTCAAGCTGGATTCCTACCGCGGCGACCTGGTCAATGGCCTGGAGTTCCACGAGAAGACTCGCGCCCCCGATCCGCAGCGGCTGATCGAGGCCTACAGCCGATCGGCCCTCACGCTGAACTTCATCCGTTCGCTGGTGGATGGCGGCTTCGCCGATCTGCACCATCCGGAGTATTGGGATCTGGATTTTGTTCAACACAGCCCGCTGCGTGACGACTACCAGAAGATCACCCGCGAGATCGGCCAGAGCCTGCGCTTCATGGAGACGCTGGCCGGCGCCCCGGTGCACGAGATGCGCCGCACGGATTTCTTCACCAGCCATGAGGGACTGGTGCTGGCCTACGAGCAGGCCCAGACCCGCACCGTGCCGCATCGAGCGGGGTGGTGGGACCTCTCGACGCACATGCCCTGGATCGGATACCGCACCGCGGAACCGGGCAACGCGCACATCGAGTTTTTCCGCGGCATCCAGAATCCCGTCGCCGTGAAGGTGGGCCCGGGCACCAAGGAAGCCACGCTGCTGGAGATCATCCGCGTGCTGAATCCGACCAACGAGCCGGGGCGCCTGACGCTGATCCATCGCTTCGGCACGCACGAGATCGCCAAGAGCCTGCCGCCGCTGATCGATGCCGTCGCCAAGAGCAAGTCGCGCGTGCTCTGGGTCTGCGATCCCATGCACGGCAACACGCAAAGCGTGGCGCTGACCGGCGGGCCGCAGGCGGGCACCAAGGTGAAGACCCGCAAGTTCGCCCACATCCTCGCGGAGATCGAGCAGGCTTTCGAGATCCACAAGAAGCAATCGAGCCGGCTGGGCGGCGTGCACTTCGAGCTCACCGGCGAGAACGTGACCGAGTGCACCGGCGGTGCGCGCGGCCTTGAGGATGGACAGCTCTCCGGCGCCTACCGCAGCCGAGTGGATCCGCGCCTCAACTACGAGCAGTCGCTGGAGATGGCCAT
- a CDS encoding MotA/TolQ/ExbB proton channel family protein yields the protein MKLKRVASLSALLAPAPAALAQGFGSIFFVTMESTADGTGRIDWLGSSMIWALILLSVVNAYLISTLWFRNQRRRILPEQFADEMERMLEAGQHQQAVELAGAEVSDYSAVLSAALRQAHLGHAAMTRAAEQAGEEVAVRRFRKLEVLHVMGQVSPMIGLLGTVYGVIVAFQAIAHTGGNADPVTLASGIGTALVTTFWGLLIAIPALSAYATIRNKVDASTLESVRRVEKAIGRFAPAESRANPAAAHRAAPPLAKVGS from the coding sequence ATGAAGTTGAAACGCGTCGCGTCGTTGTCCGCCCTGCTCGCTCCGGCCCCGGCTGCGCTGGCCCAGGGTTTCGGAAGCATCTTCTTCGTCACCATGGAGAGCACCGCCGACGGCACGGGCCGCATCGACTGGCTCGGCAGCTCCATGATCTGGGCGCTGATCCTGCTCAGCGTGGTCAATGCCTACCTCATCTCGACGCTGTGGTTTCGCAACCAGCGCCGCCGGATTCTGCCCGAGCAGTTCGCCGACGAGATGGAGCGCATGCTGGAGGCCGGGCAGCACCAGCAGGCGGTCGAGCTGGCCGGCGCCGAGGTGAGCGACTACAGCGCCGTGCTCAGCGCCGCGCTGCGGCAGGCGCACTTGGGGCACGCCGCGATGACCCGCGCCGCCGAGCAGGCCGGCGAGGAGGTGGCGGTGCGCCGCTTCCGCAAGCTGGAAGTGCTGCACGTGATGGGTCAGGTCAGCCCGATGATTGGACTGCTGGGCACGGTCTACGGCGTGATCGTGGCCTTCCAGGCCATCGCCCACACCGGCGGCAACGCCGATCCGGTGACGCTGGCCTCAGGCATCGGCACGGCGCTGGTCACCACCTTCTGGGGTCTGCTCATCGCGATCCCGGCACTGAGCGCCTACGCGACCATCCGCAACAAGGTCGACGCCTCCACGCTCGAGTCGGTGCGCCGCGTCGAGAAGGCGATCGGCCGCTTCGCGCCGGCGGAGTCCCGGGCAAATCCCGCCGCGGCCCACCGCGCGGCGCCGCCGCTGGCGAAGGTCGGCTCATGA
- a CDS encoding biopolymer transporter ExbD produces the protein MKSVFARGPAKLEVAIMPLIDVCMLLIVFFALVSQIGITDFVKMNLPKPTPTAAVPPRNEPRLVINAISDGEGAVTSWRFSSSDYSADPEGVKQLSDAVASALRGTPASEVHLRADSNVKYSFISPVLDQVGRAATAAVPGRAVRLRLAVQPERRGG, from the coding sequence ATGAAGAGCGTCTTCGCGCGCGGACCGGCGAAGCTCGAGGTGGCGATCATGCCCCTCATCGACGTCTGCATGCTGTTGATCGTCTTCTTCGCGCTGGTGTCGCAGATCGGCATCACCGACTTTGTGAAGATGAACCTGCCCAAGCCCACCCCCACCGCCGCGGTGCCGCCGCGCAACGAGCCGCGTCTGGTGATCAACGCGATCTCCGACGGCGAAGGGGCCGTGACCTCATGGCGCTTCTCGAGCTCGGATTACTCCGCCGACCCGGAGGGCGTCAAGCAGTTGAGCGATGCGGTCGCGTCGGCGCTGCGCGGCACGCCCGCCAGCGAGGTGCACCTTCGCGCCGATTCGAATGTGAAGTACTCCTTCATCTCGCCGGTCCTGGACCAGGTGGGCCGGGCGGCGACCGCCGCGGTTCCGGGCCGGGCCGTGCGTTTGCGACTGGCCGTCCAGCCGGAGCGACGCGGTGGCTGA
- a CDS encoding biopolymer transporter ExbD, translating into MAEAASIAAALERLARGEGPAECVALPRDDGFREKRAQRRSKRSITLNVISMIDVTFLILVFFVCTTKTLDREEFLRTDLAQRGAALVTPTALALDEPPLRIELLREEGRTRIRVMAPMSQPDSFEQLSSLFASKLYSKENPSGLFPSDHPIELAPAKDVPWDDAVAAFNGLVRAGYQQIHFAGAS; encoded by the coding sequence GTGGCTGAGGCGGCCTCGATCGCTGCGGCGTTGGAGCGGCTCGCTCGGGGCGAAGGCCCCGCGGAGTGCGTCGCACTTCCCCGCGACGACGGCTTCCGCGAGAAGCGCGCCCAGCGACGCTCGAAGCGCAGCATCACCCTCAACGTGATCTCGATGATCGACGTGACCTTTCTCATCCTGGTCTTCTTCGTCTGCACCACCAAGACGCTCGACCGCGAGGAGTTTCTGCGCACCGATCTCGCCCAGCGCGGCGCCGCCTTGGTCACGCCCACCGCGCTGGCCCTTGACGAGCCGCCGCTGCGCATCGAGCTGCTCCGCGAGGAGGGGCGCACCCGGATCCGGGTGATGGCGCCGATGTCGCAGCCCGATTCCTTCGAGCAGCTCTCCTCGCTCTTCGCCTCGAAGCTCTATTCCAAGGAAAATCCCTCCGGACTCTTTCCCTCCGACCATCCGATCGAATTGGCGCCGGCGAAGGATGTGCCTTGGGACGACGCGGTCGCGGCCTTCAACGGCTTGGTGCGCGCCGGCTACCAGCAGATCCACTTCGCGGGGGCGTCGTGA